The sequence AAGTAACTAAAAGTGAAAATGGGAAATATAACCTGAAAACTAATTCTCAAATCAAACAGACCCCAAACTTTCTTAAATTAGACCCTAATTTAATGTTCTCTCTAAAAGCTACAAAACAAGAAGCTAATATTTCTCCAAAATAAGCTGACTTAAAGATGCCGATAATAGGCTTGTTTTTGTTCAGGTAAATCCTCAGGGAGTTGAATGCAAGAGGATGTGCACTGCTCTCCCCGATGTTGCACTTACTGAGCTCCTTTGGTAATGCTCTTTAAGTCCACATGTTAGCTTAGTTAGCATTTTTCCCCATCCCTTCGCCATGTACTTTCTAATTCTGTAACAAAGTTAGTGATTAAAAATTTGGATCATTAATATGGATTTCTTTCATTCTTATAAATTGTCAAATCTACATTATGTGCTGTAAAACAATTGATCATTTGTGGCTTGGAGGTTTCATATTATGGTTGTCTTAACTACATGTGCTTCTAAATGAAATTGATATGAATGGTGTGAAAATAATGCGACTTCTTATTTTATACCATGGGGAAATTTCATGTGCTGTGATCAGCCAGTGATATGTAAGCAGTTGCTTTAAACAGTTAACTTTTCTCCTGTTTGCTGACAGTAAAAGTATCTTCTATAAACTATTATCAGGGCGTGGGAATCTCTATCAGATGTCACCTGCTGCCGGTCACTTGTTATTGTTTATGAAAGCAGTTGTGTACTTCAATTTGGTTTTGCTGCAGAATCTTCTCCTGGGAATGGTGAGGCTGTATGTGTGGACACCAATAAATTGATAGAAGGATCGGTATATCAGGGTGTTATGAAATCTGGAACTCGTAAGTTTCTGACCATATATTGTCAATCATGAGTCATTCATCACATCTGCTGCCACTCTAGTGCGGTACTTTTATTGAGGTGTGCTTCAgtataattaaaatgttttgaatCTTTTATACATGTTCACCTTCAGAGAGTTACTTGGCTAATCTATCTCTTTATCCTGGGAAGTCTGAGCTGCCATTTCTGCCTTCAAATACTCAGGTATTGTGTTTCTCTGGTTTTAATTGGTTCATATATTACTAATGACATATTTCTTTGCTGTTCATCAATATCTTGTGCTTCAATTAATTCTTTTGGTCAATAATTCAGAACTTTTATGGTGCAGAAAGTGTTGTTTTGTAAGAGTGGAACGTGGGGATGGGGTGTGGGTGGATTTTGTGGTCCGAGTCACTGGCGTAGACACAGCAGACTCCTTCTTTTGACCTGTAGTGAAAGCAAGTAGGCTCTTTGGGAACATAATTTCTGCTAGGGAATTATGGCTAATCCTAATAACATAGAGATCATGTGGCTGTGGCCTGTACCTAGAGATGTAAAGGGGCTAAGAGTATTCTTTTAATTGACAAGCTACTGTAGACATTTCATGAGGGGATATATCACGTTAGCCAAACTGTCAACTGTGTAAGGACTGTTAAATGTGAGACAAGAAGGCCCAAACAGCATTTTGAGAAACTGAAGGAGGCAGTCATAATGCTGGTTGAGACAGACCCTCCTAGCAAGGTGTTATGGGCAATACTTCTGCAAGGAGGGAAACCAAAAGCATTTTGCAGTCAAGCAATAAGTTAGTGTATGAAAGAAAATTGATGGCAATAGTTTATGCAGGAAAAAATGGAGATATTATTTGATGCGGCACTATTTCGTGAGCTTGAAACAACAGTTATTGAATGAAGAACAATTTAGATAGGCTTCCACGTTAATAtagatttgattttgaaatacaGTATACAACAGGGAATGAAAACTGGGCTGGTGATGCTCTCTCTGAAAGGATGACCTATACAGCCATCATTGTACTGAAGGTCAGTGTATGGAAGACTGGATTGAGAACATTCTAAAGAATGAACAATACTAGCGGATTATCTAGGATATAATAGTAGACCATGAGTCACAACTTTTACGCTGGCTATTGGTTGCAAGAGGATCCATTGTACTTCAAGGGGAAGTTGGTGGTGTAAACCACCTAATCCGACCTTATATGTAGAATTTCCTAGCTCTCCTTTAGAAAACCATTCAGGTATTTCTAACCTTTCAAAGCTTAGCAGGATGGTGTATTAGGAGGAAGGTATGAAAAGGGATCCTTAAAATTTTGACTGCATAAGACGTGTGCCAATCAAACAAATATAAGATACTATCCCCGGCTGGTCAGCTTCAGCCTTTGCCTATTCCAAGACAAATGTGATATACTTTCTTGATGGATTTTATTGGGTTAGAAATTGCAAAAAGGGTCTATGTACAATTTTGGTGATGGTTAATTGGTTAGGCAAATATGCCTATTTCACAGGCCTTATCCATCCTTTCACTGCCAGTGACATTGCTGCGATGTTTCATTTACATGTTTTCTCTTTATCCTTTGTGTTGGAGAGACAAGTTTTTTCGAGGAATCATGGAAGAAGCTATTTCTAATGGTGGGGGGGTACCCAATGCAATTGTTGGATTGGTTATGCTAGGCATAATTATGGACACTAATTGCAGTGATGTCCCCAAGATGACTCGTTTTAAAGCCTTTTATGGACAATATCTGCCCATTTTGTTTGAAAGGAACCACTATTCTCATAAGTACATAAGCACTTGGAGAACCCTCCCTTAAAAGCTAGCTATTAAGGGGGAAGAACCGAGTGTCCCATACTGCTCTCAATGTGGGAGTTAGGCACCCCATAATACCCAAGCCCCTATCATAGTCCCTCACATGTAGAATAGGTTGACAGAAGATAGGCAGGGCCGCCGGCTTAAGGCCCAAACTAGAAAAGCAAGTACTTTAAGTCtccctaaaaaatattattgttccttgtatttttagtcaaaaaaattaaaaatatttatgtacaCTAAGGAAAAGGCTTCACAAGTATTAAAAGATAGACTAATtgatgtaattaaaatatttgtatctCAAAAAACAAGAAAGGTAGAATTTAATACAATATTATGATAGAGCTAAGAAGGACTGTAGGCCACCTATTACTAAAATGTATGTGAGGCGCCAGCCTGGCACTAAATGAAAATAACTAACTAGTGAATAAT is a genomic window of Cicer arietinum cultivar CDC Frontier isolate Library 1 unplaced genomic scaffold, Cicar.CDCFrontier_v2.0 Ca_scaffold_5734_v2.0, whole genome shotgun sequence containing:
- the LOC101509074 gene encoding protein COFACTOR ASSEMBLY OF COMPLEX C SUBUNIT B CCB4, chloroplastic, which translates into the protein MEAGTALRVHHLTLNTHNPIPFSNFTSKPKTAFTLSSSSSSSSSSSSSSSSSVYSFRTPKPKRDFLADWVSQNDDVVRTLPIYVGAASLFAVLFNRAISGIAPVADAGSSQSRADLLTLGLAVTNILAGLVWLSIKPKSIIVVNPQGVECKRMCTALPDVALTELLWAWESLSDVTCCRSLVIVYESSCVLQFGFAAESSPGNGEAVCVDTNKLIEGSVYQGVMKSGTQSYLANLSLYPGKSELPFLPSNTQKVLFCKSGTWGWGVGGFCGPSHWRRHSRLLLLTCSESK